The following are encoded together in the Paludisphaera mucosa genome:
- a CDS encoding glycoside hydrolase family 140 protein, whose amino-acid sequence MRRLPTLLLFVTLATGPLPLARAEEPAHRFPTKVSGDGRYLTADDGKPFFWLGDTAWELFHRCSREDVERYLKDRAAKGFTVVQAVAIAEFDGDATPNVYGHLPLTDLDPARPAVKDGPENDYWDHVDFVVDRANALGLTIGLLPTWGRYWHDPVKDGKPLFDAANAATYGEWLGKRYGRKGVVWILGGDRNVENDGQKAVIEAMARGLKKGDGGGRLITFHPTGAQGSSKWFHKSDWLSFNMRQNGHETNYTGTYDHTRPDYDLQPPKPVLDGEPLYEAHPISFKADRNGHSIAADVRRPLYWNLFSGACGHTYGHHSVWQMWTPDRTPVNNPLVPWTEAVDDPGAGQMQHGRRLMESRPMTTRIPDDSVIVTDRVKTSVPGAGRYRFVATRDRDGSYAMVYAPIGRAFSVHMNAIKGPKVHAWWFDPRTGKAESIGEFPNEGERRFVPPNPGEDLDWVLVLDDISKNYPAPGSIERKGFTGR is encoded by the coding sequence ATGAGGCGTCTCCCCACGCTGCTGCTGTTCGTCACGCTGGCGACCGGCCCACTCCCCCTCGCTCGCGCCGAGGAGCCCGCCCACCGCTTCCCGACGAAAGTGAGCGGCGACGGCCGCTACCTCACGGCCGACGACGGCAAGCCGTTCTTCTGGCTCGGCGACACGGCCTGGGAGCTGTTCCACCGCTGCAGCCGCGAGGACGTCGAGCGCTACCTGAAGGACCGCGCCGCCAAGGGCTTCACGGTCGTCCAGGCCGTCGCGATCGCCGAGTTCGACGGCGACGCCACGCCCAACGTCTACGGCCACCTCCCCCTGACCGACCTCGACCCCGCCCGCCCGGCCGTGAAGGACGGGCCCGAGAACGACTACTGGGACCACGTCGACTTCGTCGTCGACCGGGCCAACGCCCTCGGCCTGACGATCGGCCTCCTCCCGACTTGGGGCCGCTACTGGCACGATCCGGTCAAGGACGGCAAGCCCCTGTTCGACGCCGCCAACGCCGCGACCTACGGCGAATGGCTGGGCAAGCGGTACGGCCGAAAGGGGGTCGTCTGGATCCTCGGCGGCGACCGCAACGTCGAGAACGACGGCCAGAAGGCCGTGATCGAGGCCATGGCCCGCGGCCTGAAGAAGGGCGACGGCGGCGGCCGGCTGATCACCTTCCACCCCACCGGGGCTCAGGGCTCGTCGAAGTGGTTCCACAAGTCCGACTGGCTGTCGTTCAACATGCGGCAGAACGGCCACGAGACCAACTACACCGGCACCTACGACCACACCCGGCCCGACTACGACCTCCAGCCCCCCAAGCCGGTGCTCGACGGCGAGCCGCTTTACGAGGCCCACCCGATCTCGTTCAAGGCCGACCGCAACGGCCACTCGATCGCCGCCGACGTCCGCCGGCCGCTCTACTGGAACCTCTTCTCCGGGGCATGCGGCCACACCTACGGCCACCACTCGGTCTGGCAGATGTGGACCCCAGACCGCACCCCGGTCAACAACCCGCTCGTCCCCTGGACCGAGGCCGTCGACGACCCGGGCGCCGGCCAGATGCAGCACGGCCGCAGGTTGATGGAGTCGCGGCCGATGACGACGCGCATCCCCGACGACTCGGTGATCGTCACCGACCGCGTGAAGACCTCCGTCCCCGGCGCGGGCCGTTACCGCTTCGTCGCCACCCGCGACCGCGACGGCTCGTACGCCATGGTCTACGCCCCCATCGGCCGGGCCTTCTCGGTCCACATGAACGCGATCAAGGGCCCCAAGGTCCACGCCTGGTGGTTCGACCCCCGCACCGGAAAGGCCGAATCGATCGGCGAGTTCCCCAACGAGGGCGAACGCCGCTTCGTCCCCCCCAACCCGGGCGAGGACCTGGACTGGGTGCTCGTCCTCGACGACATCTCCAAGAATTACCCGGCCCCGGGCTCGATCGAGCGCAAAGGGTTCACAGGCCGATGA
- the thiC gene encoding phosphomethylpyrimidine synthase ThiC has protein sequence MTQIEQARQGVVSPEMEHVARRERLDPETVRAEVARGRMIIPANTVHLGLGLEPMAIGIKATCKINANIGNSAVTSNVENELAKLKLAVDLGADTVMDLSTGGSIDSIRKAIIAASPVPIGTVPMYQAIQQVKKVEDLTAGDLLAMVEHQAQQGVDYMTLHVGILRDYIPLTAHRLTGIVSRGGSLMAQWMIAHNKENPLYTHFDDLCDIMREYDVSFSLGDSLRPGSLADASDAAQFAELKTLGDLTRRAWERGCQVMVEGPGHIPMDQIAMNMEKQAVECSEAPFYVLGPLVTDIAPGYDHITSAIGAALAGWHGASMLCYVTPKEHLGLPEVEDVRQGVVAYKIAAHAADLARHRPGARDRDDALSRARYRFDWEEQFRLSLDPETARRMHDETLPQEAFKTAAFCSMCGPKFCSMRISEDIRKHAEATASLVQLQPVAAGS, from the coding sequence ATGACGCAGATTGAACAGGCGCGACAGGGCGTCGTTTCCCCCGAGATGGAACACGTCGCCCGCCGCGAGCGCCTCGACCCCGAGACGGTCCGCGCCGAGGTCGCCCGGGGGCGGATGATCATCCCCGCCAACACGGTGCACCTGGGCCTGGGCCTGGAGCCGATGGCGATCGGGATCAAGGCGACGTGCAAGATCAACGCCAACATCGGCAACTCGGCCGTCACCTCGAACGTCGAGAACGAGCTGGCCAAGCTCAAGCTCGCCGTCGACCTCGGCGCCGACACGGTGATGGACCTCTCCACCGGCGGCTCGATCGACTCGATCCGCAAGGCCATCATCGCGGCCAGCCCGGTGCCGATCGGCACGGTGCCGATGTACCAGGCGATCCAGCAGGTCAAGAAGGTCGAGGACCTCACGGCCGGCGACCTGCTGGCGATGGTCGAGCACCAGGCGCAGCAGGGGGTCGACTACATGACCCTGCACGTCGGCATCCTCCGCGACTACATCCCGCTGACGGCCCACCGGCTCACGGGCATCGTCTCGCGGGGCGGCTCGCTGATGGCCCAGTGGATGATCGCCCACAACAAGGAAAACCCGCTCTACACCCACTTCGACGACCTCTGCGACATCATGCGCGAGTACGACGTCTCGTTCAGCCTGGGCGACAGCCTGCGGCCCGGCTCGCTCGCCGACGCCTCGGACGCGGCCCAGTTCGCCGAGCTGAAGACCCTGGGCGACCTGACCCGTCGCGCCTGGGAGCGGGGCTGCCAGGTCATGGTCGAGGGCCCGGGGCACATCCCGATGGACCAGATCGCCATGAACATGGAGAAGCAGGCCGTCGAGTGCAGCGAGGCCCCGTTCTACGTCCTGGGCCCGCTGGTCACCGACATCGCGCCCGGCTACGACCACATCACCTCGGCCATCGGCGCGGCGCTCGCCGGCTGGCACGGGGCGAGCATGCTCTGCTACGTCACCCCCAAGGAGCACCTGGGCCTGCCCGAGGTCGAGGACGTCCGCCAGGGCGTCGTTGCCTACAAGATCGCCGCCCACGCCGCCGACCTGGCCCGCCACCGCCCCGGTGCCCGCGACCGCGACGACGCCCTCTCGCGGGCCCGCTACCGGTTCGACTGGGAGGAGCAGTTCCGCCTCTCGCTCGACCCCGAGACGGCCCGCCGGATGCACGACGAGACCCTCCCTCAGGAGGCCTTCAAGACCGCCGCCTTCTGCAGCATGTGCGGCCCCAAGTTCTGCTCGATGCGGATCTCCGAGGACATCCGCAAGCATGCCGAGGCCACGGCCTCGCTGGTGCAACTCCAGCCCGTCGCCGCGGGTTCTTGA
- a CDS encoding extracellular solute-binding protein: MSPTPIRTRLVGLALLLIPAAGLPVLARAEDGSVVVYSALDREFSEPILKDLARREALTLRPKFDVESTKTVGLVNAIMAESVNTRCDLFWNNEILNTIRLKRKGLLQPFQPKSAGDLPATFRDPDGTWYGFAARARVLIVNTRFVPKPERPRGIADLAGFRWNGRVGIAKPLFGTTATHAACLFAAWGDDRAKAFFRSLKSNDVQVLSGNRQVAAAVGSGQLVFGLTDTDDAMLEIEAGNPVEIIYPDREPGGIGTLFIPNTLALIKDAPHPEAARKLADAILSAEVENRLADGPSAQIPLLKSATKPARVETPATVHAMEVDFQAAADAWDRAAAFLAKEFAD, translated from the coding sequence TTGTCCCCGACACCCATCCGGACGAGGCTCGTCGGCCTCGCCTTGCTTCTGATCCCGGCCGCCGGCCTCCCGGTCCTCGCGAGGGCCGAGGACGGCTCGGTCGTGGTCTACTCGGCGCTCGACCGCGAGTTCTCGGAGCCGATCCTGAAGGACCTGGCGAGGCGCGAGGCCCTGACGCTGCGGCCCAAGTTCGACGTCGAGAGCACCAAGACCGTCGGGCTGGTCAATGCGATCATGGCCGAGTCGGTCAACACCCGCTGCGACCTCTTCTGGAACAACGAGATCCTCAACACGATCCGGCTCAAGCGGAAGGGCTTGTTGCAGCCCTTCCAGCCGAAGTCGGCGGGCGACCTGCCGGCGACGTTCCGCGACCCCGACGGGACCTGGTACGGCTTCGCGGCGCGGGCGCGGGTGCTGATCGTCAACACCCGGTTCGTCCCCAAGCCCGAGCGTCCTCGGGGGATCGCCGACCTGGCCGGGTTCCGCTGGAACGGCCGCGTGGGGATCGCCAAGCCGCTCTTCGGCACGACCGCCACCCACGCCGCCTGCCTCTTCGCGGCCTGGGGCGACGACCGGGCCAAGGCCTTCTTCCGGAGCCTGAAGTCCAACGACGTCCAGGTCCTCTCGGGCAATCGCCAGGTCGCCGCGGCGGTCGGCTCGGGCCAGCTCGTCTTCGGGCTGACCGACACCGACGACGCCATGCTCGAGATCGAGGCCGGCAACCCCGTCGAGATCATCTACCCCGACCGCGAGCCGGGCGGGATCGGCACCCTGTTCATCCCCAACACGCTCGCCCTGATCAAGGACGCCCCCCACCCCGAGGCGGCGAGGAAGCTGGCCGACGCCATCCTGTCCGCCGAGGTCGAGAACCGCCTGGCCGATGGCCCGAGCGCCCAGATCCCCCTGCTCAAGTCGGCGACCAAGCCCGCCCGCGTCGAGACCCCGGCGACCGTCCACGCCATGGAGGTCGACTTCCAGGCCGCCGCCGACGCCTGGGACCGCGCCGCCGCGTTCCTGGCGAAGGAGTTCGCGGACTGA
- a CDS encoding RNA polymerase sigma factor codes for MTIPKRRTAAGPLHALMTFGVLGEETDARLLELYRSRRPGGDEAFRILLERHGAMVHSVCRSLVRDTSEADDAFQAVFVVLVRHAEGVRKAESLGPWLHGVAIRVARRARRRSRSRASRLRVVDPANLDRVVGRAGAPDHSAMIHAEIDRLPDRDRRPLVLCGLEGLSYEQAARTLGVSEPTLRGRLHRARKRLEARLKKQDVAVPTSLVPAAPPALLVETVLAQAAGVSLAAIPVPVSSLAKGAILAMTLSSLKPIVFSSLATLGLVGSVVLAQQAGPSSAESHQQAPASKPEEGRKSPPVSTPKPPRLLTPEEREARNKLIQAALENPIDLDFPEGIDLEDLLKHVKKVTSSADDDGIPFYVNPVGLGVTQQTMSSVRMTLISKEKPLGEALKGYLGTLNLGYVIKDGYVLIDSRAATAEARIDVLEAKLDALIKRLDAAPFRPSIIEPTPEGLIRKF; via the coding sequence ATGACGATCCCGAAACGACGCACGGCCGCCGGCCCGCTGCACGCGCTGATGACCTTCGGCGTGCTCGGCGAGGAGACCGACGCCCGGCTGCTGGAACTCTATCGATCCCGTCGCCCCGGCGGGGACGAGGCCTTCCGCATCCTGCTGGAACGCCATGGCGCGATGGTCCACTCCGTCTGCCGCAGCCTCGTCCGCGACACGTCCGAGGCCGACGACGCCTTCCAGGCCGTCTTCGTAGTCCTGGTCCGCCACGCCGAGGGCGTCCGCAAGGCCGAGTCGCTCGGCCCCTGGCTGCACGGCGTCGCGATCCGCGTCGCCCGGCGTGCGCGACGACGATCGCGGTCGCGGGCCTCGCGCCTCCGCGTCGTCGACCCCGCGAATCTGGATCGGGTCGTCGGCCGGGCCGGCGCCCCGGACCATTCCGCGATGATCCACGCCGAGATCGATCGCCTGCCGGATCGCGATCGCCGTCCCCTGGTCCTCTGCGGGCTCGAAGGCCTGTCCTACGAGCAGGCCGCACGCACGCTCGGCGTTTCGGAGCCCACGCTCCGGGGCCGGCTGCATCGCGCCCGCAAGCGTCTCGAAGCCCGACTGAAGAAGCAGGACGTCGCCGTGCCGACGTCGCTCGTCCCCGCGGCCCCGCCCGCCCTGCTCGTCGAAACCGTGCTCGCCCAGGCCGCGGGCGTGTCGCTCGCGGCCATCCCCGTCCCGGTCTCGTCCCTCGCGAAAGGAGCGATCCTCGCCATGACGCTCTCGTCCCTGAAGCCGATCGTCTTCTCCTCGCTGGCCACGCTCGGCCTGGTCGGCTCGGTCGTGCTCGCCCAGCAGGCGGGTCCCTCCTCGGCCGAAAGCCATCAGCAGGCTCCGGCTTCCAAACCCGAGGAAGGGCGCAAGTCACCACCCGTCTCGACCCCGAAACCACCGAGGCTTCTAACGCCGGAGGAGCGGGAGGCCAGGAACAAGCTCATCCAGGCCGCCCTGGAGAATCCGATCGACCTCGACTTCCCGGAAGGGATCGATCTGGAGGATCTGTTGAAGCACGTCAAGAAGGTGACAAGTTCGGCCGACGACGACGGCATCCCGTTTTACGTCAATCCGGTCGGCCTCGGCGTCACGCAGCAAACGATGTCGTCCGTCAGGATGACTCTGATATCCAAGGAGAAGCCCCTGGGCGAGGCCTTGAAGGGCTATCTCGGCACCCTCAATCTCGGTTACGTGATCAAGGACGGCTACGTCCTGATCGACTCCCGGGCCGCCACGGCCGAGGCCCGGATCGACGTCCTGGAGGCGAAGCTCGACGCCCTGATCAAGAGGTTGGATGCCGCGCCGTTTCGACCTTCCATCATCGAGCCGACGCCCGAAGGCTTGATTCGGAAATTTTAG
- a CDS encoding Gfo/Idh/MocA family protein, which translates to MTNDARPRDGSSRRGFLNIAATLGAAAAFPTIIPARALGKGGVAAASERIGLGVIGYGPRCTYDLGPMLAQPDVQCRVVCDVQAKRRDAAKARVDKHYGNSDCVALRDFRELLDRKDVDAVLIATGDRWHAHASILAARAGKDVYSEKPCGLTIDLCRKLADVMKETGRVFQAGTQRRSVPNFQFAVDLARSGKLGKLKTLYASVYTPSFTTQWLPGEPTPKKDAVDWDLWLGPAPWRPYNHAYVEGQWRGQYDFDSGARLLDWGAHTVDLCQWANDADATTPISFEPSENKITARYANGVELILDFLKTPFGERTGWITSLGTCPVRFVGEEGWVETGDNGGVEIQPESLRAKLKDLPAGTPDSGLDVGGHARNWLDCIKSRAKPAANAEVMRNSHTACHAAAASWILGRKLDFDPVKGAVLNDEEADGLRSRPFRDAWRV; encoded by the coding sequence ATGACGAACGACGCCAGGCCCCGCGACGGCTCCAGTCGCCGAGGCTTCCTGAACATCGCCGCGACCCTGGGCGCCGCCGCGGCCTTCCCGACAATCATCCCCGCGCGGGCGCTCGGCAAGGGGGGCGTCGCCGCGGCCAGCGAGCGGATCGGCCTGGGCGTGATCGGCTACGGCCCGCGCTGCACGTACGACCTGGGGCCGATGCTCGCCCAGCCCGACGTCCAGTGCCGCGTGGTCTGCGACGTCCAGGCGAAGCGGAGAGACGCCGCCAAGGCCCGGGTCGACAAGCACTACGGGAACTCGGATTGCGTCGCCCTCCGCGACTTCCGCGAGCTGCTCGACCGCAAGGACGTCGACGCGGTCCTGATCGCCACCGGCGACCGCTGGCACGCCCACGCCTCGATCCTGGCCGCCCGGGCCGGCAAGGACGTCTACAGCGAGAAGCCCTGCGGCCTGACCATCGACCTCTGCCGCAAGCTGGCCGACGTCATGAAGGAGACCGGCCGCGTCTTCCAGGCCGGCACCCAGCGGCGGAGCGTCCCCAACTTCCAGTTTGCGGTCGACCTGGCCCGAAGCGGCAAGCTGGGCAAGCTCAAGACGCTCTACGCCTCGGTCTACACCCCGTCGTTCACGACCCAGTGGCTCCCCGGCGAGCCGACCCCGAAGAAGGACGCCGTCGACTGGGACCTCTGGCTGGGCCCCGCCCCCTGGCGGCCCTACAACCACGCCTACGTCGAGGGCCAGTGGCGCGGGCAGTACGACTTCGACTCGGGCGCGCGGCTGCTGGACTGGGGCGCGCACACGGTCGACCTCTGCCAGTGGGCCAACGACGCCGACGCCACCACGCCGATCTCGTTCGAGCCCTCCGAGAACAAGATCACGGCGAGGTACGCCAACGGGGTCGAGCTGATCCTCGACTTCCTCAAGACCCCGTTCGGCGAGCGGACCGGCTGGATCACCTCGCTGGGGACCTGCCCCGTCCGGTTCGTCGGCGAGGAGGGCTGGGTCGAGACCGGCGACAACGGCGGCGTCGAGATCCAGCCCGAGTCGCTGCGGGCGAAGCTCAAGGACCTGCCGGCCGGCACGCCCGACAGTGGCCTGGACGTCGGCGGCCACGCGCGGAACTGGCTGGACTGCATCAAGTCGAGGGCGAAGCCGGCGGCGAACGCCGAGGTGATGCGGAACTCCCACACCGCCTGCCACGCCGCGGCCGCGTCGTGGATCCTGGGCCGCAAGCTCGACTTCGACCCGGTCAAGGGCGCCGTCCTGAACGACGAGGAGGCCGACGGCCTGCGCAGCCGCCCCTTCCGCGACGCCTGGCGGGTCTGA
- a CDS encoding neutral/alkaline non-lysosomal ceramidase N-terminal domain-containing protein — MHLPFRVLIVLSLSGAWAVSGEVAVGVAKVDVTPTHPVLLAGYGHRVGEHQAVDAPLSARALAVGDADPVVLVAVENCGVPAPVVAEVRRRIAAQGGVDPSRLVVASTHTHNSPTLEGYAPLIWEGRDTPEQREHVAAYTKWLTDRLVEVAQAAVRDRKPSELSWGQGRATFGGNRRLMKDGKWMGFAFAEKAPVDHSFPALFARREGKLVAVWASYACHCTSAGSENRVGGDWAGFAATDVEQANPGATALITIGCGADVGPQPTGSLAFSRRHGRAVADEIARLATTPLKPLAAPTEVVHKAIELPLAKAPGRDHWEREARREGFEGRHAKRMLDQLDRDGKLPDVVPYEVAAWRFGPELAIVFLPGEVTVDYAVRIKREMDWTRIWINGWCNDIPGYIPSRRVLSEGGYESDFSQIYYGWPTRYDPAVEDLVVATAESLLGDAFKRTAATPEPDFFTVPEALVPSMKK; from the coding sequence ATGCACCTTCCGTTCCGCGTCCTGATCGTGTTGAGCCTGTCGGGCGCCTGGGCCGTCTCCGGAGAGGTCGCGGTGGGCGTCGCGAAGGTCGACGTCACGCCGACGCACCCCGTGCTGCTCGCCGGCTACGGCCATCGCGTGGGCGAGCACCAGGCCGTCGACGCGCCGCTCTCGGCGCGGGCGCTGGCCGTGGGAGACGCCGACCCGGTCGTCCTCGTCGCCGTCGAGAACTGCGGCGTCCCCGCGCCGGTCGTCGCCGAGGTCCGCCGGCGCATCGCCGCCCAGGGCGGGGTCGACCCCTCGCGGCTGGTGGTCGCCTCGACGCACACGCACAACTCGCCGACCCTTGAAGGCTACGCCCCGCTGATCTGGGAGGGCCGCGATACGCCCGAGCAGCGCGAGCACGTCGCCGCGTACACGAAGTGGCTGACCGACAGGCTCGTCGAGGTCGCCCAGGCGGCCGTCCGCGACCGCAAGCCGTCCGAGCTGTCGTGGGGCCAGGGACGGGCGACGTTCGGCGGCAATCGCCGGCTGATGAAGGACGGCAAGTGGATGGGCTTCGCCTTCGCCGAGAAGGCCCCCGTCGACCACAGCTTCCCCGCCCTCTTCGCCCGCCGCGAGGGGAAGCTCGTCGCCGTGTGGGCGAGCTACGCCTGCCATTGCACGAGCGCCGGCAGCGAGAACCGCGTCGGCGGCGACTGGGCCGGCTTCGCCGCGACCGACGTCGAGCAGGCCAATCCCGGCGCGACCGCCCTGATCACCATCGGCTGCGGCGCCGACGTCGGCCCCCAGCCCACGGGGAGCCTGGCGTTCTCGCGCCGCCACGGCCGGGCCGTGGCCGACGAGATCGCCCGCCTGGCGACGACCCCGCTCAAGCCGCTGGCCGCGCCGACGGAGGTCGTCCACAAGGCGATCGAGCTGCCCCTGGCGAAGGCTCCCGGCCGCGACCACTGGGAACGCGAGGCCAGGCGCGAGGGCTTCGAGGGCCGCCACGCCAAACGCATGCTGGACCAGCTCGACCGTGACGGCAAGCTTCCGGACGTCGTTCCCTACGAGGTCGCGGCCTGGCGGTTCGGCCCCGAACTGGCGATCGTCTTCCTCCCCGGCGAGGTCACGGTCGACTACGCGGTCCGGATCAAGCGCGAGATGGACTGGACGCGGATCTGGATCAACGGCTGGTGCAACGACATCCCGGGCTACATCCCCTCGCGCCGGGTGCTGAGCGAGGGGGGCTACGAATCCGACTTCTCGCAGATCTACTACGGCTGGCCCACCCGCTACGATCCGGCCGTCGAGGACCTGGTGGTCGCGACGGCCGAATCGCTGCTCGGCGACGCCTTCAAGCGGACCGCCGCGACGCCCGAACCGGATTTCTTCACCGTGCCCGAGGCGCTGGTTCCGTCGATGAAGAAGTGA
- a CDS encoding peptidylprolyl isomerase, producing MKRQFLAAALAGLVVGGCAQSRSAKLPDGSEGDPVGIVPIPSIHDTINRGGNPGVAKATLPDPSNPNWSGHPLISKRPATGLAPKIASSDGRSGAAAPTAAPAPATTRWSEPPRQLAAAPAAAAAPEAMPALPDPADDAAPLPPAAESDAAPASAEVITPVEATEPAAAPASEPPAAVAPAPAPVPAGEDPLLGPAPELMPAIDPAAAGVKAPEKPQAAPAPEPAPAVEPPPIEPAPAPGPSAAARPIPVRGDGAVQKVSATSAALAADVDDSQWKEAGRSAARVGDEVITLRELVYAVKETVRKQGGKASQLSREEQNMVAKHVLAGLIERSLLIQEAKHQLKGSDKQLAKVIEAADKFWHDEELPPLLRQNSVETEYQLRRKFEEEGRSLTAIQQNFRQEFLAHAFMQQKLGGKIEVGLPEMLEYYNQHIDDKENYRSAAIVWREILVDKRRHPTPAEARKKIDDLLVRLRKGEDFARLAAAESEGPTRTKAAGGLMETAPGSYIVAEVNKAIEALPLNTTSDVVEGPDSYHLLRVESRRAGGPASFAELQGPIRQALQVEKSEQERKALLAALRKKTIIKTIFDGTESDPNQVRR from the coding sequence ATGAAGAGACAGTTCCTCGCGGCGGCCCTGGCCGGACTCGTGGTCGGCGGCTGCGCGCAATCGCGGTCGGCCAAGCTGCCGGACGGGTCGGAGGGCGACCCGGTCGGGATCGTGCCGATCCCGTCGATCCACGACACGATCAACCGGGGCGGCAACCCCGGCGTGGCGAAGGCCACGCTGCCGGATCCCTCGAACCCGAACTGGTCGGGCCACCCCCTCATCTCGAAGCGGCCGGCCACCGGGCTGGCGCCGAAGATCGCGTCTTCCGACGGCAGATCCGGCGCCGCCGCACCCACGGCCGCCCCCGCGCCGGCGACCACTCGCTGGAGCGAGCCCCCCCGGCAGCTCGCCGCCGCACCCGCGGCGGCCGCCGCGCCCGAAGCCATGCCGGCCCTCCCCGACCCGGCCGACGACGCGGCGCCGCTGCCGCCGGCCGCCGAGTCGGACGCCGCGCCCGCGTCCGCCGAGGTCATCACGCCCGTCGAGGCGACCGAGCCCGCCGCCGCACCGGCGTCCGAGCCGCCGGCCGCCGTCGCCCCGGCGCCAGCACCGGTCCCGGCCGGCGAGGACCCCTTGCTGGGCCCCGCCCCCGAGTTGATGCCGGCCATCGATCCGGCGGCCGCCGGCGTCAAGGCCCCCGAGAAACCCCAGGCCGCACCCGCGCCCGAGCCGGCCCCGGCCGTCGAGCCGCCGCCGATCGAGCCCGCCCCCGCCCCCGGTCCCTCGGCGGCCGCGCGACCGATCCCCGTTCGCGGGGACGGCGCGGTCCAGAAGGTCTCCGCGACGTCGGCCGCCCTCGCGGCCGACGTCGACGACTCGCAGTGGAAGGAGGCCGGCCGCTCCGCGGCCCGCGTGGGCGACGAGGTGATCACGCTCCGCGAGCTGGTCTACGCGGTGAAGGAGACCGTCCGCAAGCAGGGCGGCAAGGCGAGCCAGCTCTCGCGCGAAGAGCAGAACATGGTCGCCAAGCACGTCCTCGCCGGTCTCATCGAGCGGTCTTTGCTGATCCAGGAGGCCAAGCACCAGCTCAAGGGGAGCGACAAGCAGCTCGCCAAGGTCATCGAGGCCGCCGACAAGTTCTGGCACGACGAGGAGCTGCCCCCCCTGCTCCGCCAGAACTCCGTCGAGACCGAGTATCAGCTTCGGCGCAAGTTCGAGGAGGAGGGCCGCTCGCTCACGGCGATCCAGCAGAACTTCCGCCAGGAGTTCCTGGCCCACGCCTTCATGCAGCAGAAGCTCGGCGGCAAGATCGAGGTCGGCCTCCCCGAGATGCTCGAATACTACAACCAGCACATCGACGACAAGGAGAACTACCGCTCCGCCGCGATCGTCTGGCGCGAGATTTTGGTCGACAAGCGGCGGCACCCGACGCCGGCCGAGGCCCGCAAGAAGATCGACGACCTGCTGGTGCGGCTCCGCAAGGGCGAGGACTTCGCCAGGCTCGCCGCCGCCGAGAGCGAGGGACCGACCCGCACCAAGGCCGCCGGCGGCCTCATGGAGACCGCGCCCGGCAGCTACATCGTGGCCGAGGTCAACAAGGCGATCGAGGCCCTCCCCCTGAACACGACCAGCGACGTCGTCGAGGGCCCGGACAGCTACCACCTCCTCCGCGTCGAGTCGCGCCGCGCCGGCGGGCCGGCCTCGTTCGCCGAGCTGCAGGGCCCGATCCGCCAGGCCCTCCAGGTCGAGAAGTCCGAGCAGGAGCGCAAGGCCCTGCTGGCGGCGCTCCGCAAGAAGACCATCATCAAGACCATCTTCGACGGCACCGAGAGCGATCCCAACCAGGTCCGCAGGTGA